Genomic DNA from Lactuca sativa cultivar Salinas chromosome 8, Lsat_Salinas_v11, whole genome shotgun sequence:
GTATTCCTgtagttactctaaagtactgtaactctgttaaaaagtTGCActattgtgttttgtctgtaactcctttatgatcaaatctagtgcATTTAGTTCCAAGTGATTCCGATTTCATCATACGATCAGAGTCTatttgatcctcacaataccagtttcgtgcgtaaATCTCTTTATTCGAAATCAGCTTTCTAACGTAACTATCACTTCAGAACTCTAaagtactcatgcgtagagtacctcatgtttcttatcctttccaaagaaacctcaacaaacctccccgaagtaccactcgtgcaatacgtcaagttcaatccaaagacccacaatttcagtcttaattatatacaactcgtatacttgaggctgtgattgatgaacctagtatgggttctactatgaacttcaggacggagactgcccaaggcTGAGAGTGGTCGTGCTTCCgtgagaataaacttagaaatacctatccttttccctaattcatgagtagtcatactttctttgagatcttcacgacatctaatccaccccaaggttttgacatcataatcagtaggagttggttaagtctacatcgagccgacaTCAGGTGCTTGGATAAAGCAGTTCATCCAAACCTCCCTAAACAACGAAGCTCTAGTTATTTACAGCGACGGACCAAGTACGAACCCTCTCATCATTTCGTGTATGCAAGCTTAGAAATGCTtatgaaaggaatatcatgcattccttgcacacatcgtcgatacgagccaagaagtgaaggacattcagaacatcccaaaagtacacgactttcccaacacctttccagaagaactaccgggattaccaccacaatgtcaagtcgaattcagaatcgacttagttccaggggctaccccaacagccaaatcaccttatcgtCTAACTCCAACTAAGATACTGGAACTTCCTAGTGAGCTTAACAAGCTCCTCAGATGAGGATTCTTTAGGCCAAGATTCTCACTTGGAGGAGCACCAGACTTGTCTgtaacaagaaagagcattccaaaagCTAAAGTAAGCTTGGTGTATCGCACCGATATTATCCCTCTCAaaggggatagaagatttcgtggtGAAAGGCGATGCATctaaccaagggcttggttgcgttcttatacaagaggaaaggccactgcctatacctcaagacagcttaagacgcaagaagttaactatacaacacatgatcttgagtcaggagcaatggcaattgctctgaagatctggaaacactacttgtagggtacaaggtgtaataCTCTCACAGACCACAAAAACACTCAACACACATTCGATAAAGAAGAGTTATCATACCAGTgcagtcaaacgaaagaagcaaagtcgtatcccgatagtgaaaggtttgctggaatgccaagcgaggacgtGAGTTCACTCAAGAACACGAGaaacaaataaaacttctatccgtagcatATTTATCAATTcttcttaaactctaatttcggggcgaaattttctctaacgggggggatgatgtgacaacccgatatttagagacaatgtaatgtaaaaccagtcaaatttaggtcaaaatataactttcctaaagtcttatttgggttaaatcaagtagtaggaatcgtaacaaggttttcatacatataaagaacacaaaaatctgagttataacgaagaagttatgaccattctaagatttccgacaaaaccgacaacaccgattaaacgaaaaacgcgaagtttcaatacaatagtttttagacttaagtatctaaattaaagttttagataacattaaaccgtgagcatacataaaaagaacgtccaaatctgacttcgtatgaggaagttatgatttttctaagatccggatatagcagtaggcagctaaaaactcgaaatagagctcgagagacttttggccaaaacaaactaaatgagaatcgaaggtctcaataatagtagcgcaacggcgaaaagtctgacgaaaacggacatcggatgaagaagttatggaattttaacggacttttcgtgtctcggcccgttataaataaataattaaaaataaagtcaaaatttgccgatgaattCTGAACGAGAGTtttagatcatatttttagctactcgtgcatataaagaacgtcgaaaatggagctcgtacgcgaaagttacggattttacaagttcgggacccgaaatccgaggctgtcaagcttgccacgacgtggcacaagcttgacGCGACCCGACAAGTGACTAAGGGCGTACAATCAATGGAAGATGATAAGTTtaactccccacgacgtggccataccttgccacgacgtggcacaccccaaaaatgcccctataaatagatttcaagggctccgagttccattgctcagttcctttctttctcgcgccgaaactctgcgtttatgcccccgagaccctcccaaagccccggtttttcaccttcaagtcccgaaggaaggttttgtgttcctgagattcccgaggttcccgagaatcccgagattttcccgcgttttcaactcttcctgtcgaagttctgctcgattcctctctcgactacttcaaatcaaccacttcaatcaagtgagttcatacccccataactacgtttttaaatgttttgtaaatgcttttatacacttttaagggggggggggggggaatacaagtaaacacacgactaaaatcgtgtgaaacatcgatcttttgctatacttttcatactgttgttttaactatcttatgaagttattatcatgcaaaatacctcacaacacaactttaccctcttgggatacaatatgttttataaatagaaatatgttttatttatacttttgcatactacatcatatcaagggtaaccatttcaactataacatgatgcttttacaagaaaagtcaactcatcatcacgtctttgtaacacggtagaaaaggaaatcatttcatacaaatgatttttcatcatattactcgtgaaaTCATTGTTAGCGATCATGTGGTGtcatatggctttgtttgtaccaaacgaaagtccccacctataaccagagtctcttggagggagagcgtgacaagtgtgtatatatctatacggggctgacaactccgcaccatgactgttagctacagtccgtcattggggtgacaaatgtcaacataggtactgcgtctagtatggttatgaggaactcacaacacgcggaaacaatgactcatgcatgtagtaatacataactcaatcatgcttggggggtaataactatattctagggtattatcAGCATAATCAAAAACTCAGGATAGACACTTCctcaactagttttacttaacaataaAACTATACATCTTCTTTTTAGCATGTCATAATTGCTTACAGGttacggtcttggtcatttgagactgcatttcacatttaggaaaatataggattttcctggttcaaatacatacaatttatacAAAAATCATTCATATTCATTTCATACACtcaaaagaaaatatcggattttttggaaAACACACacgcactttcgaatggcatacatttcctcaaaacactacttatgaactcaccaacttaaatgttgacactttttctttgaaataacttgtattctcaggaaaccgctaaaccaggtagcaactgcttttgaagactaacgcgctggcgttagttaCATATTTTGggtcaccatattgtatttgatttcttttgcaaacatgtaacacatacaatcatgtaaacttttcaaatatatttatattatggtggtgtgtactttctttactattcatttgttatgatacttgacatgacgtcctccgcccccgaacgtttccgccgttctggttttgggggtgtgacagattggtatcagagcattgtttatagtgaactaagtatatcaaaaccatttttgatatacaactataaacacaactggtcAAAAACACTttgagtaagagtcatacttttaaaattaaatttatttagtttttataaagtaggcatgcattcatttcatattaataacaggGTTAGTgtcataattaaaacaatatagaagtattatagatgAGTTGTGCAATACAAGTATGCCTTGGGATATGTAATCGGgactgggataaatatagcctgatcaactatatttgcccgagagcCGAACTGTGTATGCCAGGGGATAGCTACAatggacaacaagtctaaaacttaccaaacttataaactttagaatcaaacataacatttagaatactataggagtattttatgaataCGATAGTTTAACTTTGATGTCAACCTTATGTGCCTTAGTTCTAGACAATCCTTATCTCCTTATTCTCGTACAAACACAGtgactggactccatccccacggcaacccgtaccttccgaacgaaggcaatgttggagggtttgaagaagaacccgagaatgatcatccaatccctttgaatgatcaccatgctgaaaacctttcggatgttgataactccgaacctgaggttgagaacctacccccgataACTCCATTTCTATATCCTAACCCTCTCctagcttttcatggcccgacgcctccttgggtagaatgcttggaaacatggagcgaagagcaaggtcaacctatgccgtttaatggagaccgaagcttctacaacataaatgaagggagctcagcagacagagttctaccaatccgAATCTGTAGAGTTGCatgaaacgaaattcagggcatgaCGGCTGTCCAATGTATCAAAGAGGTTAATACCAatgcaagaatacatacaatTTATACAACAATCATTCATATTCATTTCATACACtcaaaagaaaatatcggattttctggaaaacacacacgcactttcgaatggcatacatttcctCAAAACACtagttatgaactcaccaacttaaatgttgactctttttctttgaaataacttgtattctcaggaaaccgctaaaccaggtagcaactacttttgaagactaacgcgctggcgttagtaacatattttgggtcaccatattgtatttgatttcttttgcaaacatgtaacacatacaatcatgtaaacttttcaaatatatatatatatatatatatatatatatatatatatatatatatatatatatattaattatggtggtgtgtactttctttactatttatttgttatgatacttgacatgacgtcctccgcccccgaacgtttccgccgttctggttttgggggtgtgacaatacatgatttgaaaaaaaaattgttataaaaTTGAGATATGGAAAAAgaattataatttttatataaaaatttatataaaaatgtatCATGGCAATTGTGTGTTTGAGAAGTCAAAAGAAAAGCGGTGCCCATGCATACATTGAATGTGATTGAATAAAGGTTGAGTACAGGTCTGGACAGTAATACCAGAAAGGGGATTAAGACTGTACTACCAACTTTCATGTTTTGTTATTATAGGTTGATTTGTTCTTCCTATCTTGGGCAAATACCACGCTAGAGTGGTATGTCATGCTAGTGTGACAAAAAAGATAAACAGAGTAAACTGTCAGTATATTGTTTTGTTGTATGTATTTCATGCATAGCATTGCATGTATATAAACTAAAGAAACATATTTACAAATGAGAATATGAATATTGTTGTGTTAAAAAACCCGAGTAACTCACTAGACATTAaaggtgagcatttggaccggactGAATAACTcaactatgtttttgtattcaGTTTGTAATACTCCAAAATATTGTAAAAATTATACACTTATGGACTTTTGTAAAATAAATTTACATAAATGATTACTCGTTttgttattataataaaaataagtttgtaaaagttctATAAAGTTGGGATGTTATAATTGGGTATCAAAGCTTAatagtttaagcgaattaggtTGGGGATTTTCGAAATCTAGGCTTAAactgttaaataaataaatatttatatctATACAAATATGAATAGTGAAGTATGAATAGTAAAATACAAATAGTTGAATACCTAAATAGTAAAATACATGAATAGTAAAATACAAGAATAGTGAAATACATGaataatactatatatataaatagTATAGTATCTACAAGAATAGTATCATATACATGAATAGTATGGTATATATTTGAATAGTATTGTATACATGAATAGTATCGTATGTATGAATAGTATCGTATACATGAATATATAGTAGCATATACATGAATAGTACCGTATGTTTGAATAGCATCATATATTTGAATAGTAGAACGTGAATAATGAAATAACTTGAAATAAAAATGGTATATCACAACCTTATAGGTTTGTATAATATAAGAGATCCGTTGGCTAACGGGAgttaaagtatatatatacatatatattaaaatGGAATGAAAAAAATGACTCGTGTTATAATGGTAACCGAGATATGAAAAGTATTGACGGAATGAATAGTCAGCAAACGAATATGAGAACTGATAATAGCCGACAAACTAGATAAACGTTTGTAAGTgactcaaaacatgcaaaagaggaACATAATGATAAACTAATGAAGTCAGAAATCACAATTGTACTACTTTTGTCTTTGTTAATTACATTTACATTCACTTCCAAGTTCCAATACTTTTATTCACAACAGCGATATTGTCAATGAATTTGACAATTGATTTTTTGGTCTTTGTGTACTTACATTCAAGACTTTGATTCACACGGACATGATACATTTTCTCAATGGACAATGAATTTGACAATTGAATTATTGATATTTTTAATTACATTCACTTCAAACACATTTTGTTTCATTAGTTTGAATTTGATAGTTTAGTTACATTCACTTCCAAGATTTTTTGTTACATTCACAAGGGCGATAGTATTTTTGACTTTAACTTGTAAGAACTTACAATATTTTAAGGCATAAAAACCCGACCGGCTATTAGtatatttgattctttcattcaTACGGGATAGATAAAAAACAGCGCTTTCCTCTTAAATTCACTTCCAAGTTCCAGTTCATTAATTCCATTTTCAACAATACTCCATAATCTTTGAGACTAGTATAGAACTTTCATCTGTATACTCCAACAGTGATAATATTTACCATTGAGTGTGGTTGCAATCTGTTGCCATTCGATGTCATGACGCCTTCCACTGATACCAGTTTATTGAGTATAATAGAGATTCGATATGGTAAAAGAAGATAATAAatcaaaacttttatttattacaGCAAGCGTAGACACACGATTGTTTATTCCATATACTTATACTAATGATATATGTAACCACCATGTAACAGTCATGGCAATTAATTATTAATCCAAAACAACACAATCCTTCCTAAACAACAAAACGATTCAGACTCCACATAGTAACTGACATATTTAGCTTATACTTCAACATCAACAAGCTTAATAATGAAGCACGACAAGATCAAATTCAAGAATAGTCGACGTATCATTACGGAAAAACGGCTGAGCGGTGGCAATCCCACGAGCTAGTCGGAAAACGCCAGTTCCACCAACAACAGACATTTCACGAACCTGACTCAAGATAGGGTTAGTACCAAGAACCTGTAGGGTGCTACCATTGAAAGACCCTTCTGTAAAGACAAAGTTCAAGTTCATAAGAAACCTTGGTACTTCCAAGGATGCTGATCCAAATAGCCCTTGGCCCCTACCGATCCTCATGGAGCTTGCTTCTGGATCAACGGTTAGAGGATTGTCAAACATGAAGCCAAGACCAAATTGGCTCATGGTGGTCGAGGTGATGTTTGAGTCGAATACTTGATATGCAGTTTGACCGGGTCCGGCGATGGTGTCATGAAAATAAAAATGTAGATTTGTAGACTTTTGTTTTTTGAGTGGGAGCTCTTTGAACCAGTTTTTCACTGCTTTTGGCCCTTCAGAAACGCTTTGAACCAATGGGATTGCTATCACAATTGTGCATAGCATCAATATCACTTGCTCTTTCTTCATTTTATCAGAAATCTGAACGATAAACAATAAAGATTCAAAAATTTAGGGACTTGGGTGTTtgtttctgaacaagaaatatggGATTGAAGAAGGAGTTTTGGAGTTAAAAATGGGGTCTTTGAAAGATATGGAAAGTTGAGTCTTTAATCTTGTTCCTGCAAGCAAACTTCTTAGAGTTGAAAAGATCGAAAGTTAAGAGAAAGGGAGACAGAAACTTGTTCTCTTATAGAAGCAAGCGGAAGGTAGCATTCACATATATTGTAGCGGAGAGAACACAATAGTTGAATATTATTTATTTCTTATGCGATGGCTTTTGAATACTGCCGCTTTATTTCTGGAACAAGTATTTTGGTCaatgaaatatattttattaCGTATATTGGTCAAAGGAAATATTCTTACAATAATCTTTGATCACTCATGTTAATTTCTGTTTCGGGTTAGAGGTTTAGTCGGTTTTGATTATGGGTTGCTAATTTTTGCTAGACTTTGATTTTGAGACCCATATTTCATCGCTAAAGTACCAtttattattaaaacaacaaAACTCATCAAAAATCAAGACTACATGGCAACATATTGTTatcattaaaaattaaaaagtaaaaCGTCAAAAACAGTAGAATATCTAGAAAAAGCCTTTGGCAGTTCCTTGGATTTTGGCCTTtttgagagttctcaatttgCCTCCTCCAAACTTCAATCAAGAGACTTGTGATTACCAGATTTGCCCCTTTCAAACCTGCCAAATTTCTATGTTGACTTTTTCATTGTTTTGAATTTAAACTTCCCAATTTTGCCTTGATAAGAAATACAATTTTTCCTCCTCCAAGAATCTAGCAGTGGATAAAGCTTTCCAGTTTTACCCCAACAATTCTACTAAAATTGTGAGATTGCATTTTCATTGTTTTGATTTTGAGCTTTCCAAATTTGCCCTTATCCCCATCCAATATTCAAACGTATGAATTAACTGGCTAGCTTCTGTATCAATAATAGTCTCTTGCCTAGCTAAGTCCGGTATGAATTTGCACAAAAACTGTTAAGATCCCCCTTGACTTTGAGCAAGATATCTTCATTCTGGGTGTTTGCTGAGCTTTCACATGTAATCAGATACTTTGCCAAAGCCTCTTCATTTAATTATTTCAGAGTTTACCCGCTCAATGGTCACCAGTTCAACAGTTTTTGTTAAGCCTGGCCATGTTAATCCAAGTCATAGATGCGCAAAAATCCGCTCTGCATTGGTCCAGTCTCTTCACATGTTCACCATCCAACCGGATTTTAGAACATTGGCCTTTGGAGGCTTGTTTGACACTTGACTTTTAACTTTTATTAGACCGATGGGTATGGGGAACGCCATACGGCGTTAAGCTGATTTGGCAGCGCCTTAACGCCGCCATAACACGCGTACACCACCCTCCCATCCCGTTATCAGCTGTTATGTGGTCACGCGTTGCCATGGTAACGGGTTGTAATGTGTAGTTTTCGACTGTTGCATTTTTTCACCCGTTTAAAAACGGTAACATTGCCTTAAAAAcggtaaattaaaaaaaaaataaaattactaattaaattttttttaactatataaatacatatataccTCATTCTTTTTACCTACACTTCTATTTCTCTATATCTATCTCTATTTCTTTTATCattcaaaacataaacacaaaaatCAACTAAACACAAAAAGAAACTATGGATCAAAACCGGAATACTCCTCATCCAAACACAAACACATCCACTCCAATAGGTTTTGCGGGATACGAGGGCTACATGAACCTTCTCAACTCGCAAAACTCAACACAACTTCTATATTATGGCAATTTTTTCAATACCGCCTCACCCCCACTACAATTCTCTATCTCGCCTTTTATGCAACAAAATGCAAACATTCAACAAAACATTTTTAACACATTTGGTCCCATGCGACAAAAAATCACACAACCCCCACCCACGCAAGAAACGGTTATCGAGACGGAAGCCGGGGTTAGTCAAAAAGCACCGGGGAAAAAAAGGGAGATcaaaaaggaaagggaaagaggTCGTGGTCCGGGTGGAGCAAATGGAAGCACCTCAAACATGGTGGACACCGGAGGAAGAGCATGCGTTGGCGGTGGCTTGGTGTAGGACTTCAAAACAACCAACTTTGGGGAACGATATGAGGAGAGTTGCTTTTTGGGAAGCCGTGATTGGCAAATTCTGCACAATTTTGAACAAGAATGACACATATCGCAATCATGATATGCTTAGTGGCAAATGGACTCAAGTTAGTTAGAAGTGCACCAAATTCAATTCCATCTACAACaaacttgatgggttttagccataagaactttcctatgtgcgcatgcaaaaccctaaagcttggatctaggctttctaataaacatgctttgaatccaagtcttctaatgactaattaggttaaataacaacattgaaacagatctagaatcatacctttgtgttccttgttgatcttgaggtcttggagcttctagagtcacaaatgtcactcctctaatggcttacaaacaccaaagcaagaagaatgatttaggagagaggagagggaaggaatttcgaccagaggttccttacttttggtcaggtgtcgaattccatcagccatagggtctatttatacttgtagactccttaagggttacaacctaaaccctaattggataatcttctcttaaggctattcaaatccattccttagataagcctttggacgattttggctatcctaacactcttagaattcgtccaaagcatatcccaatggatttacagtctaaagcttaactatcaaacaattgacagtttatacccctttatttaattaatctctttaagtcaccaaattaattccaattaattctatgacttatattaacaaatatattattcattatattattctcataatatattaataatatttactctctctcttaatcatcctatcaagttgctatggtgaaggcaacccaaaaggaccatgcacaaccgggtcaagtacttgcccaatatagttgcagccttagacactattccaacagtctcccacttggataagtctagtaactatacaagtacaatttggtttgcaatcgtagctctcaaagacgctgtcaactctgatctaatcaatcttgtcttttagataagggaacgtacagtcctctgttagatatcatgctgataatcctatggaatggttagtcaagcatttaggtttctcgatctctgatttatttgacatagaacttaatcgaacacatcaattcagttctgaccgggcccggcacataagtcaaatcaaatcatcgagcggccgagatactgcttttaccttcttagataaaagttacagataaacttcgacttatatgcatttacttattcattaaccaactatacacaacaatacgttttataacaccaagttactgatgcgttttcgtattatcaatgtactatcaactaacaaataataaaccatatatctaggttttaagactatatgatattatcgtcttgcgatcacctttttatatcttattccataaggtgattccagcaagcgcgggtttgttccaatgctcaaaacttgttcataagcactcatgaacgttgcagcaatccttttctatgtctaacaccatttagacattctacacaccaattcatgacaatcttcattcatatctactcccaacatatgaacgattgtggaccatttgaacaattcgattattcctaataaactcaattattctggaagtcaaaacatgcaaagtgaaacaatagttaaacaattaacataagatagtaaccttacttataaataaaactcctttatttaatcatcaaatgtcaattacatttatctattacatgtttctaatactatctaatctatgctaatatcatccttcagcccaatactcctagcatgctgcaagtgcttaaccctactcagtcccttggctcctttatggcaggtacaactccaagatcaccgatgaagttctttagccatattgcctccttcgacgcttcgctcgctgcaatgtattctgattcgcacgttgaatcagctacggtttcctgtttggaactcttccatgtcactgctcctccatttagggtaaagacccagcccgactgcgaacggtagttgtccctgtcggtctgaaaactggcgtcactataccctcgcaccttcaagtcatcactccctccgaggactaagaaccatttcttcgtcctccgaaggtacttaaggatgtttttcaccgcaatccaatgtgctttgccaggattcccttgatatctgctaaccatgctcaaagcgaaggctacatcagggcgagtacaagtcatagtgtacatgattgagccaactgcggaagcatatggtactcggctcatttctgctatctcagcttcggtactcggactttgagtcttactcaacttggcattactttgtatcggtagttctcccttctttgagtttcccatactaaaacgttttagtaccttctctaagtaagtgttctgactaagtccaattagtctcttacttctttctctcactatccttattcccaaaatgtaagaagcctctccgaggtccttcatagcgaagcacttcccgagccaggacttaacctcctgcagagtcgggatgtcgtttcctatgagtaatatgtcatcgacatatagaacgaggaagcttactatactcccactggctttgagatatacacaagattcgtcttcgcttcgtacaaatccaaactctttgactttctcatcgaagcaaagattccatctacgagacgcttgcttaagtcca
This window encodes:
- the LOC111898986 gene encoding dirigent protein 22; translation: MKKEQVILMLCTIVIAIPLVQSVSEGPKAVKNWFKELPLKKQKSTNLHFYFHDTIAGPGQTAYQVFDSNITSTTMSQFGLGFMFDNPLTVDPEASSMRIGRGQGLFGSASLEVPRFLMNLNFVFTEGSFNGSTLQVLGTNPILSQVREMSVVGGTGVFRLARGIATAQPFFRNDTSTILEFDLVVLHY